The following coding sequences are from one Capsicum annuum cultivar UCD-10X-F1 chromosome 3, UCD10Xv1.1, whole genome shotgun sequence window:
- the LOC107845560 gene encoding COBRA-like protein 4 isoform X1 produces the protein MESKIIWSTYTFMLLVLCSCAVFVYAAAYDALDPNGNITIKWDVISWTPDGYVAVVTMNNFQMYRPIMRPGWTLGWTWAKYEVIWAMMGAQATNQGDCSMFKGNIPHSCEKKPEIVDLLPNTPYNQQIANCCKGGVLASMGKDPSAALSAFQIAVGSAGTTNRTVQLPKNFTLLAPGGGYTCGPAKIIRPTLFITADGRRTTSAMMTWRVICTYSQFLASPSPTCCVSLSSFHNGSITPCPSCSCGCRNSSNCVMKTPSGKGVNVPKAVLRCTKHMCPINVHWHVQSNFKNHWSVKVTITNFNYRFNYTQWTLVVQHPNLNNATQVSSFSYMPNLSTNDTALFYGRRSYNDVLMQAGAKGNVHSDLTLEKDGKTIALKKGWPFPRRVYFNGNLCVMPSPKSYPYLPNSAGNK, from the exons atggagtccaagatCATTTGGAGCACATATACATTTATGCTTCTTGTGCTATGTTCTTGTGCAG TTTTTGTATATGCAGCTGCTTATGACGCATTGGATCCAAATGGAAACATAACAATCAAATGGGATGTGATTTCTTGGACTCCAGATGGTTATGTG GCAGTAGTGACAATGAACAATTTCCAAATGTATCGTCCAATAATGAGACCTGGATGGACTTTAGGATGGACATGGGCAAAGTATGAGGTGATTTGGGCCATGATGGGAGCCCAAGCTACTAATCAAGGAGATTGTTCGATGTTTAAAGGCAACATTCCTCATAGCTGTGAGAAAAAACCTGAAATTGTTGATCTGCTGCCAAATACCCCTTATAACCAGCAAATTGCTAACTGCTGCAAGGGTGGTGTTTTGGCATCAATGGGAAAGGACCCTTCTGCTGCTCTCTCTGCATTTCAGATAGCTGTTGGCTCTGCGGGGACTACAAACAGAACCGTCCAACTTCCCAAGAATTTCACTTTGCTCGCTCCAGGAGGTGGCTATACCTGTGGTCCTGCTAAAATCATCCGTCCCACTCTTTTCATCACGGCTGATGGTCGACGAACAACAAGTGCTATGA TGACATGGAGAGTTATTTGCACTTACTCTCAGTTCTTAGCCTCTCCATCGCCAACATGTTGCGTCTCCTTGTCTTCTTTTCACAATGGAAGTATCACCCCTTGTCCTTCGTGTTCTTGTGGCTGCCGGAACAGTAGCAACTGTGTCAT GAAGACACCGAGTGGAAAGGGAGTAAATGTGCCAAAGGCAGTGCTGCGATGCACAAAACACATGTGCCCTATCAATGTGCATTGGCATGTTCAGTCAAATTTCAAGAACCATTGGAGCGTGAAGGTTACCATCACAAACTTCAACTACCGATTCAACTATACACAGTGGACACTCGTTGTTCAACATCCAAACCTCAACAACGCGACTCAAGTCTCCAGCTTTTCATACATGCCCAATCTATCAACCA ATGATACTGCCTTGTTTTATGGGAGAAGGTCATATAATGATGTCCTGATGCAAGCTGGAGCAAAAGGAAATGTCCACTCAGATTtaacacttgagaaggatggtaAAACAATTGCACTAAAGAAAGGCTGGCCATTTCCTCGGAGGGTCTACTTCAATGGCAATCTGTGTGTGATGCCATCTCCTAAATCTTACCCATATCTTCCAAATTCTGCCGGCAACAAATAA
- the LOC107845560 gene encoding COBRA-like protein 4 isoform X2, whose product MESKIIWSTYTFMLLVLCSCAAAYDALDPNGNITIKWDVISWTPDGYVAVVTMNNFQMYRPIMRPGWTLGWTWAKYEVIWAMMGAQATNQGDCSMFKGNIPHSCEKKPEIVDLLPNTPYNQQIANCCKGGVLASMGKDPSAALSAFQIAVGSAGTTNRTVQLPKNFTLLAPGGGYTCGPAKIIRPTLFITADGRRTTSAMMTWRVICTYSQFLASPSPTCCVSLSSFHNGSITPCPSCSCGCRNSSNCVMKTPSGKGVNVPKAVLRCTKHMCPINVHWHVQSNFKNHWSVKVTITNFNYRFNYTQWTLVVQHPNLNNATQVSSFSYMPNLSTNDTALFYGRRSYNDVLMQAGAKGNVHSDLTLEKDGKTIALKKGWPFPRRVYFNGNLCVMPSPKSYPYLPNSAGNK is encoded by the exons atggagtccaagatCATTTGGAGCACATATACATTTATGCTTCTTGTGCTATGTTCTTGTGCAG CTGCTTATGACGCATTGGATCCAAATGGAAACATAACAATCAAATGGGATGTGATTTCTTGGACTCCAGATGGTTATGTG GCAGTAGTGACAATGAACAATTTCCAAATGTATCGTCCAATAATGAGACCTGGATGGACTTTAGGATGGACATGGGCAAAGTATGAGGTGATTTGGGCCATGATGGGAGCCCAAGCTACTAATCAAGGAGATTGTTCGATGTTTAAAGGCAACATTCCTCATAGCTGTGAGAAAAAACCTGAAATTGTTGATCTGCTGCCAAATACCCCTTATAACCAGCAAATTGCTAACTGCTGCAAGGGTGGTGTTTTGGCATCAATGGGAAAGGACCCTTCTGCTGCTCTCTCTGCATTTCAGATAGCTGTTGGCTCTGCGGGGACTACAAACAGAACCGTCCAACTTCCCAAGAATTTCACTTTGCTCGCTCCAGGAGGTGGCTATACCTGTGGTCCTGCTAAAATCATCCGTCCCACTCTTTTCATCACGGCTGATGGTCGACGAACAACAAGTGCTATGA TGACATGGAGAGTTATTTGCACTTACTCTCAGTTCTTAGCCTCTCCATCGCCAACATGTTGCGTCTCCTTGTCTTCTTTTCACAATGGAAGTATCACCCCTTGTCCTTCGTGTTCTTGTGGCTGCCGGAACAGTAGCAACTGTGTCAT GAAGACACCGAGTGGAAAGGGAGTAAATGTGCCAAAGGCAGTGCTGCGATGCACAAAACACATGTGCCCTATCAATGTGCATTGGCATGTTCAGTCAAATTTCAAGAACCATTGGAGCGTGAAGGTTACCATCACAAACTTCAACTACCGATTCAACTATACACAGTGGACACTCGTTGTTCAACATCCAAACCTCAACAACGCGACTCAAGTCTCCAGCTTTTCATACATGCCCAATCTATCAACCA ATGATACTGCCTTGTTTTATGGGAGAAGGTCATATAATGATGTCCTGATGCAAGCTGGAGCAAAAGGAAATGTCCACTCAGATTtaacacttgagaaggatggtaAAACAATTGCACTAAAGAAAGGCTGGCCATTTCCTCGGAGGGTCTACTTCAATGGCAATCTGTGTGTGATGCCATCTCCTAAATCTTACCCATATCTTCCAAATTCTGCCGGCAACAAATAA
- the LOC107844229 gene encoding uncharacterized mitochondrial protein AtMg00810-like, which translates to MVTVRVVILLAAENGWNIYQINVFNAFLQGDLNEDVYMELPLGFDHQSEQGTVCKLTKSLYGLKQANKFKIKDLGGLRYFLGIEFARSEAEILMHQRKYCLELVADMGLFNSKPVRAPIALNQKLTISEFDSYFPPVGNTDKFLKDPTRYQKLVGRLLYLTLTRTDIAFVVQLLSQFMHKPKISHMEATMRMVKYVKHSPGLGILMTSKGAKQLRAFCDADGASCPNTRQSITGYFVFYGDSLVFWKLKKQNNISKSSTEAEYRSLAFTVAEIIQLGLVQPTYLHTSEQPADLLTKGLKIVQHTYLLTKLGMKNVFHTPRLREDVKRLVKCTVVH; encoded by the exons ATGGTAACAGTCAGAGTGGTCATTTTATTAGCAGCTGAAAATGGTTGGAACATCTATCAAATCAATGTGTTCAATGCTTTTCTTCAAGGTGACTTGAATGAGGATGTATACATGGAATTACCCTTGGGATTTGATCATCAAAGTGAGCAGGGGACAGTATGCAAGTTGACTAAGTCTCTTTATGGACTTAAGCAAGCAA ataaattcaagattaaagatttAGGTGGCTTGAGATATTTTTTAGGCATTGAGTTTGCAAGGAGTGAGGCTGAAATTCTTATGCACCAGAGAAAATATTGTCTAGAGTTGGTAGCAGATATGGGGTTGTTCAACTCAAAGCCTGTTAGAGCTCCTATAGCATTAAATCAGAAGCTTACTATATCAGAATTCGATTCATATTTTCCACCTGTTGGCAACACTGACAAGTTTTTAAAAGATCCTACAAGATATCAAAAGCTTGTAGGCAGACTACTTTACTTGACTCTAACCAGGACAGATATTGCATTTGTAGTTCAACTTTTGAGTCAATTCATGCATaaacctaaaatatctcatatggAAGCAACAATGAGAATGGTTAAGTATGTCAAGCATTCACCAGGATTAGGAATTCTTATGACTTCTAAAGGTGCAAAGCAATTGAGAGCATTTTGTGATGCAGATGGGGCATCATGTCCAAACACCAGGCAATCAATCACTGGATACTTTGTGTTTTATGGAGATTCTTTAGTTTTTTGGAAATTAAAAAAgcaaaataatatctcaaaaagttcaACAGAGGCTGAGTACAGGAGTTTGGCATTTACTGTGGCTGAGATT ATTCAGCTTGGATTAGTTCAACCAACATATCTACATACATCAGAGCAACCTGCAGATTTACTGACCAAGGGTCTTAAAATAGTTCAACATACTTATCTACTTACCAAGCTAGGCATGAAGAATGTGTTTCATACACCTAGATTGAGGGAGGATGTTAAGCGGTTAGTAAAATGTACAGTTGTCCATTGA